A stretch of the Perca flavescens isolate YP-PL-M2 chromosome 3, PFLA_1.0, whole genome shotgun sequence genome encodes the following:
- the LOC114552216 gene encoding uncharacterized protein LOC114552216, giving the protein METALRCVTGSNPGSWSSMLPWVEYAHNTLTNSSSGLSPFLCALGYQPPLFPSQERELAVPSVQSHMRRCFKVWRKARVALSRASSYMQRQANRHRSQAPVYSPGQEVWLKSRDLPLKVESKKMKPRFIGPFKVVSIVNPCAVKLQLPASLRVHPTFHVSQIKPGSVSPLCPPSRSPLPPRVVGGGPVYSVRRLLDVRRRGRGLQYLVDWEGYGPEERSWIPRSFIVDPALVRDFHHLHSGLPGVKSGVRESGFQLQPICTNHLCYKYLVNLPLLVGSHISEPDSCLHFTPAPHHSCLPYWTSQRTRHHHLDHTVLFLLRTRDLYTSVDLDLLSHFL; this is encoded by the exons ATGGAGACTGCACTCCGCTGTGTAACAGGGTCCAACCCTGGGTCATGGAGCTCCATGCTTCCTTGGGTGGAGTATGCTCATAACACCTTGACTAACTCTTCCTCTGGTTTGTCTCCCTTTCTGTGTGCTCTTGGCTATCAACCTCCCCTGTTCCCTTCTCAGGAGAGGGAACTGGCGGTGCCCTCTGTGCAGTCTCACATGCGCCGCTGTTTCAAGGTCTGGAGGAAAGCTAGGGTAGCTCTGTCACGGGCCTCATCGTACATGCAGAGGCAGGCCAACCGTCATCGTTCCCAGGCCCCTGTTTACTCTCCTGGGCAAGAGGTGTGGCTTAAGTCACGTGATCTGCCATTGAAGGTGGAATCCAAGAAGATGAAGCCTCGTTTCATCGGTCCCTTTAAAGTGGTGTCTATTGTTAACCCCTGTGCGGTGAAGCTACAGCTCCCTGCCTCCCTACGGGTTCATCCCACTTTTCACGTTTCCCAGATTAAGCCTGGGTCTGTTAGTCCTCTGTGCCCGCCCTCTCGTTCCCCTCTGCCGCCCAGGGTCGTGGGTGGGGGTCCTGTCTACTCTGTTCGGCGGCTGCTGGACGTTCGCCGTCGGGGCCGTGGGTTGCAATACCTCGTTGATTGGGAGGGTTATGGTCCTGAGGAGCGCTCCTGGATTCCCCGGAGCTTCATCGTGGATCCTGCTCTGGTCCGCGATTTCCATCATCTGCATTCTGGTTTGCCTG GAGTGAAGTCTGGTGTGCGGGAGTCAGGGTTCCAGCTGCAGCCCATCTGCACCAATCACCTCTGCTACAAATACCTGGTCAATCTTCCACTCCTCGTCGGATCACA TATATCGGAACCTGACTCCTGCCTCCATTTCACTCCTGCCCCCCACCACTCCTGCTTGCCATACTGGACCTCTCAACGGACTCGACACCACCACTTGGACCATACGGTATTATTCCTGCTCAGAACCCGGGACCTGTACACCTCTGTGGACCTGGACTTGTTATCCCATTTTTTGTAA